From the Chryseobacterium sp. G0201 genome, the window TTCTATGGTGCGGTGATCTGGTCGATTGTGAAGAATGCTTTTGTTGTATTACAGGTTCCTCCGGGGCAATTGGTAGCATTACCTACATTGGCAGGAGTAGAAGATCCCATCATAAAATACATTTTATAAAAAGACTTATCAGCTCCATTATTGGTTGTCCATGCATAGATTCTTTGCTCCGGCATACCACCTGCATATACTCCAGGATCTCCCCAGAATGGGTTGGTAGCAGCTGTCTGAATCCTTGGGGAAACTGTGGCATCAATAAGGCTAGAACTTGATGTGTTATTGTCTCCGGCCCAAGCTCCTATGGGCAATCTCAACTGATTTTGTTGAGATCCTCCTGCTCCCCCCCAAAGATAGTGACCGTTTGATATAACTTCTACTACTGATGTACTGTTGTTTCTGATTTGTAAATTAACATCTGCAAATGCAGTACTTGTTGGAATGAAACATCTTATTGAAAATTTTCCATCCGGTGTATTGATAGAAATGGCATATCCTGTTCTCCCATTGTCTGAGGTTGCAACCAAAGGTCCCATTACGGCAATACTTTCAATATTGGCAAGTGCGGTGATTCCGCCACCACTACCACCTGATGAGGTATTAAAAACTCGCCATTCGGTACCGTTCCAGAAATAATATCCCTGGTTCAGAATTGGGCCGGTGTTGTAAATAAGCAGACCTGTGGCATTTGGGTTAGCACTCAATTGCATTGTTGAGCTGGTTAAGCTGATTCTTGGTCCTAAAATCCCTCTATCCGCTGAATTTATATCCAAAATAGCAGAAGCATTCGGAGTTGTAGTTCCTATTCCTGTACTTCCTGTAGAGGTTACTATAAAGTCATTGGCCTGTTGGGTGCCTGATGGAGCGCCTGTTGCCGGATTGTCTTTTGCTCCATCCACATGTAGCGAATTTTGAGGATTCGAGGTGTTAATACCTATTTGTGCAAATGAGAGAACTGAAGTAAATAGCAATGCTGCTAAAGATAAATTGTTTTTCATAAATAAAGTATTTCATGGTTGTTATTGTTTTTTTTGAGATTTGATTCTATTTGATTCACGTAATTTTTTCAAATGTTAAAAAGAATTATTGTTTCCTTAAATCCTTAAAATTGGCCAAGAAAAAATCACGAAGTAGTTATTTATTTAAGTATTAAAGTTAAATAAAATATTGATATGGTATTAAATTATGATGAAAATATTAATGATAATTAATATTGTGTATTGAAAAATTAATTTAATTGGGTGAAGTTTGTTGATATTGATATTTCAGAAAGTCACAATTTTTAAATAATTAAAGGGCTACTTCAGTTCCAAATTTTCCATAAAAAACAGTGTTGATGGGTTTTCAGCTTATTTAAAGGAGAGTTAAATATTGTTAATATGTGTAATTATCATGGAATTAGTTAGAAATGTATTCAAACTAAGAATTACATTTGTGCCTTGAAAATGAGAAACTATATCGTATACTTTTTGACCAGCCTTTTTCTGCTATTCGTAGTGGAAAGCAAGATCAATGTCAAAACGTTGAAAAACGATTACAACACTCATACTTCTCATAATTTACCCAAAAGAGCAAACCGCTTAAATCAAACTTACGAAAAGCTTTCTGTACAACAGGCGCCGGACGATGCGAGTAATGCTTATTCCTTAGAACTTGCAGAAGATGACTTTCAGTTGTCGGATACGGTACAGTCTATTGTATTTTTTGCGAGTGTTTTCACACTGGTATATATTTTTGGGTTAAAAAGCTTCAAAAAATTAAAGCCTGCAATTCACGGCTATTTATCTGAATTTTCTTCAGTTAAAACATTCATTCTGATTCGTTCTATCAGAATCTAAAATTTTATTTTTCGATTTATTTTCTGCTTTTTTATTTTGAGCAGGAGATGTTCTGCGTTGTGCTGTAGGTAAGCTCACATCGCCAAAATACTCATTACCAAATTTTTATTTCTATTTAAAACATTAACGATTTATATAAACTCTAGTATTATGATGAAAAGAGTTGTCTCAAGCTTCGCGCTTGGCAGTCTTTTGTTGTTCGCAAGCTGCAATAGCAAAAAAGAAGAAAAAGAAGAAGCTACAATCTATCCGGTTACCAGCCCAATGAAAATGGATACGGTGATTAATAAAGAATTTGTAGCGCAGATCCAATCTGTAAAAAATATTGAAATTCGTGCACAGGAAAAAGGTTTTCTTGAGAAGATCTTTGTAGACGAAGGTCAGTTTGTACATCAGGGTCAGACGTTGTTCCGAATTATGCCTAAATTGTATCAGGCTGAGTTACTAAAGTCACAGGCTGAGGTAGCACAAGCTAGCATCGAATTGAAAAATGCAAGTACATTAGCCAACAACAACATTGTTTCTAAAAACGAAAAAGCAATGGCAAAAGCAAAACTCGATGCTGCCAACGCTGAAATGAAACTGGCTCAGATCCACTTGTCATTTACAGACATTAAAGCGCCATTCTCAGGGATTATCAACAGAATTCCTTTAAAGTTAGGAAGTTTGATAGATGAAGGTGATCTATTGACCTCACTTTCTGATAACAATGACATTTATACCTACTTTAATGTATCAGAACCTGAATATCTGAATTATCAGACTAATGTTAACGACAGAGGAAGTAATCAGGTAACATTAATTATGGCAAATGGAGAAGCTTTTCCTCAAAAAGGGGAGATCCAAACCATTGAAGGTGAATTTGATAATGAAACAGGGAATATCGCTTTCAGAGCAAAGTTTCCAAACACGAATAAACTGTTGAGAAACGGACAAACCGGAAAAATCCGAATGACTTTACCGCTTCAAAATGCTTTAATTATTCCACAAAAAGCAACCTACGAGATTCAGGATCAGAAATATGTTTTCGTGGTTGATAAAAATGGAGTTGTGAAGTCCAGAAATATCAAAGTAGCTTATGAACTTCCTGATTTATATGTTATTGCTTCCGGAATTTCTAGTGAAGATAAAATTCTTTTGGAAGGAGTTCAGAAAGTAAAAGATGATCAAAAAGTTCAGGTGAAGTTCCAGGATCCGAAAAAAGTTCTTCAATCATTGAAATTAAAAGCAGAGTAGGACTCTATAAATGAAATTATATGTTTAAGAAATTCATTCGCAGACCTGTTCTGTCTATCGTAATCTCATTGATTATCGTATTTATGGGAGTCCTGTCGCTGGTAAAACTTCCGGTGACACAGTTCCCTTCAATTTCTCCGCCTAAAGTAAATATTACCGCAGAATATCCGGGAGCCAACAACGAATTGTTGATCAAATCCGTAGTTATTCCTTTGGAAAGAGGTCTAAACGGTGTTCCGGGTATGAAGTATATGACTTCTGATGCGGGAAATGACGGAGAAGCTTCTATTCAGATCGTATTTGATTTGGGTACAGATCCAAACGTTGCGGCCGTTAACGTTCAAAATCGTGTGTCTTCGGTAGTAAATAAACTTCCGCCGCTAGTAGTACGTGAAGGGGTGAAAATTACCCGTGAAGAACCTAACATGTTGATGTACATTAACTTGTATAGTGATGATCCTAAAGCTGATCAGAAATTCCTTTTCAACTATGCCGACATCAACGTAATGTCTGAATTGAGAAGGGTAAGTGGAGTAGGATTTGCCGACATTTTGGGAACAAGAGAATATGCAATGCGTATTTGGCTAAAACCTGATAGATTGACGTCTTACAATATTTCATCCGATGAAGTAATGGAAGCACTGAATCAGCAGAGTTTGGAAGCGTCTCCCGGTAAAACAGGAGAAAGTTCGGGAAAACGCTCACAGTCATTTGAATATATTTTAAAATATCCGGGTCGTTTTAATAATGAAAAAGATTACGGAAATATTATCCTTAAAGCAAAACCGGGAGGAGAATTTGTAAGATTGAAAGATGTTGCTGATATAGAATTTGGTTCTTCCATGTATGATATTTATTCTACATTAAATGGTAAACCTTCTGCAGCAATCACGGTTAAGCAGTCTTATGGTTCTAACGCAAGTGACGTTATCAAAAATGTAAAAGCTTTGATGGCTGATCTTCAGAAAAATAACTTCCCGAAAGGAATGCATTACGATATCAGTTATGACGTTTCCAGATTCCTGGATGCATCGATTGAAAAGGTAATTCACACGTTGTTTGAAGCCTTTATCTTGGTGGCGATCGTGGTATTCCTTTTCTTGGGAGACTGGCGTTCTACCCTGATTCCGGCTATTGCGGTTCCCGTTTCATTGATCGGTACGTTTGCCGTAATGTCCGCCTTTGGAATTACCCTGAATATGATCTCACTTTTTGCCCTCGTAATGGCCATTGGGGTCGTCGTCGATGATGCGATTGTGGTTATTGAAGCTGTCCACGCCAAGATGGAAGAGAAAGGTCTTTCTCCATTGAAAGCTACGGAGGAAGCAATGCATGAGATCAGTGGGGCAATTATTGCGATCACTTTGGTAATGGCATCTGTGTTTATTCCGATTGCATTTATGTCTGGTCCGGTTGGGGTATTTTACCGTCAGTTCTCCATTACAATGGCTTCTGCAATTATCCTTTCTGGTGTTGTAGCATTAACGTTGACACCGGCTTTATGTGCTTTAATTCTGAAAAATAACCACGGAAAAGCTAAAAAGAGAACTCCAATCACTATTTTCTTAGATAAATTCAACAATTTATTTACGAAAGGTGCAGGGAGATATGAAAAAATGCTGAACAAAACAGTAACGAAAAAAATGGTAACACTTCCGTTATTATTAGCGTTCTGTTTATGTACATTCTTCTTAAGTAATTCACTTCCATCAGGGTTTATTCCTAGTGAAGATCAGGGGATGATTTATGCGATTATTCAGACTCCTCCGGGTTCTACGCTGGAAAGAACAAACCAGATTGCCAAAGAATTACTGAAAGAATCTGAAGATATTGATGGTGTACAATCTGTTTCTTCATTGGCTGGTTACGAGATTTTGACGGAAGGTACAGGTTCCAACTCAGGGACTTGTTTGATCAATCTTAAAAGCTGGGAAGATCGTAAAGAATCTGCCGCCGAGATTATAGAAAAGCTTGAAGAAAAAGCTAAAAATATTCCGGGAGCCAATATTGAATTCTTCCAACCGCCATCTATTCCGGGTTATGGTGCTGCAGGTGGTTTTGAGCTCCGTCTTTTGGATAAAGCCGGAAGTGGAGATTATCAGAAAATGGAAAAAGTAAGTAATGACTTTGTAAAGGAACTGAAAAAACGTCCTGAACTGGGTTCTGCATTTACATTCTATTCTGCGAGTTTCCCTCAATATATGTTGAAAATTGATAATGATCTGGCCGAGCAGAAAGGCGTTACGATTGAAAATGCGATGGATAACCTTTCTAATTTGATAGGTTCCAACTATGAAACCAGTTTCATCCGTTTCGACAGACCTTATAAAGTGATTGTTCAGGCAGGTCCGCAATATCGAGCGTTGCCAAGTGATTTATTAAAATTGTATGTTAAAAATGATAAAGACCAAATGGTTCCATATTCAGATTTCATGCATTTGGAAAAGGTTTATGGTTTGTCTGAGATCACGAGACATAACATGTACAATTCTTCTGAGGTAAGTGGTACTCCTGCGCCGGGTTACAGTTCAGGACAGGCGATTGCGGCCATTCAGGAGGTTGCCGATAAAACACTTCCGAGAGGTTTCGGTATCGACTGGGCGGGTATCTCAAAAGATGAGGTTAGCCGTGGAAATGAAGCGATTTATATATTCTTAGTGTGTTTAGGATTTGTTTATTTGATCCTTGCAGCTCAATATGAAAGTTTTATCCTTCCGTTGCCTGTAATTCTTTCGTTACCGACAGGTATTTTCGGAGCATTTTTATGCTTGAAATTATTAGGATTAGAAAACAACATTTATGCTCAGGTGGCGATGGTCATGTTGATCGGACTTTTAGGTAAAAATGCCGTATTGATCGTAGAATTTGCCGTCCAGAAGAAGGCCGAAGAAGGAATTCCGGTAGCGAAGGCCGCTATAGAAGGAGCTGCGATCCGTTTCCGTCCGATTTTGATGACTTCATTTGCATTTATTGCAGGTTTGATTCCGTTGGTGATGGCAACAGGTCCGGGTGCAACTGGGAACAGAACGATCGGTACAGCAGCAGCAGGCGGTATGTTGATCGGAACTATTTTCGGGTTAATGATTATCCCTGGATTGTATTACATCTTCGGAACGATTGCCGAGAAATCTAAACTGGCAAAATATGAAGAAGAAAATCCTTTAACCGAACAAACCGAACCTTACAAACACGATGGAAAACATGAAGACTTATAATAAATATATAGCAGCCATCACTTTATCACTTGTTTTGGCAAGTTGTAAAGCACCAATGGCGACCGTAATAAAAGATGAGGTTAAAGAAAATATACCTCAAAACTTCCAGCAGGAAGAGCAACAAGATGCCAATAATAATAGTGGAACAACTCCTTGGAGACAGTTTTTTACTGATCCTCATCTGGTTAGTCTAATTGAAACAGCTTTAAAAAACAATCAGGAGCTGATGATCACTTTGCAGGAAATTGAGATTGCAAAAAGTGGAGTTTTAGCTAAAAAAGGAAGATTAACACCAACAGTCTCTGCTGGAATAGGAGCCGGGGTAAGTAAAGCCGGACGTTATACTAGCGAAGGAGCCGGTGATGCAACAACGGAGATTGAGCCCGGAAAGGAAATTCCTGATCCGCTTGGGAATTTTGAAGGAGGTTTAACAGCCAACTGGGAAATTGACATCTGGAAAAAACTTAGAACAGAAAAAGAATCAGCGGTAGCACATTATCTGTCTACGGTTGAAGGAAAAAACTTTGTTCTTTCAAATTTAATTGAAGAAGTTGCTGATAATTATTATGACTTATTGGCGCTTGATAATCAGTTGGATATTATTCAGCAATATATAAAACTTCAGCAAAAAGCGTTGGAGATTTCTAAAATTCAGAAAGAAGCTGCGGCGGCGACTGAATTGGCTGTGAAAAAATTCGAAGCCGAATTAGCAAAATCCAAAGCTTCAGAATATACGATCCGCCAGAGTATTACGGAAAAAGAAAATCAGATCAATGCTCTTTTAGGACGTTATCCTCAACCGATCGTAAGAACGAAGGAAAGCTTTATGTCGACTATTCCGCAGACTGTTTATACGGGAATTCCGTCACAATTATTGGCGAACCGTCCGGATATAAAACAAGCTGAATTAGAATTAAAATCATCGAAACTTGATGTAGAAGCAGCAAGAAAAGAGTTTTATCCTTCATTGGAAATCTCTGCGACATTAGGATTGGAAGCTTTTAAACCTTCTTATTTAGTCAAGTTGCCGGAATCAATTGCTTCAAGTTTAGCTGGAGAATTAGCGGGTCCACTTATTAATAAAAGTGCTATTAAAGCTAATTTTCAAACGGCCGACGCAAGACAAATTCAGGCTTTATATGAGTATGATAAAACGATTCTGAATGCGTATTTGGATGTGGCCAATTTGATGTCGAAAGTGAAGAATATAGATCAGTATTATCAGTTGAAGTCTCAGGAAACAAAGGCTTTGGATGAGTCTATCGATATTGCTAATCAATTATTCCGAAATTCAAGAGCAGATTATCTGGAAGTTCTTCTGAACCAGAGAGATGCTTTAGATGCCAAAATGGAATTGGTTGAAGCAAAACAAAAACAGCTGAGTACAGTTGTTGATATTTATAAGAGCTTAGGCGGAGGCTGGAAGTAATTATAAATCCTTAATGTTTTAAAAAGAAAAGAGGCTGCCTGCAATAGACAGTCTCTTTTCGATTATAGTAGACTTGATTTGGTTAATAGGAAGTAAAAAGAGCCCGGTATAACCGGACCCTTCAAAATTTACCTGCAGGAAATGACCACAACTAAATTGAATATTTCAATGGATATTAGTTTTCTATATAAATGGTTATTAGTTTTTAAAAATAAGTTTTAAAACCATCCTTCCTTAAAGTAATTTTCCCGATAAGGAAGGCGGTAATTTTTACTGTACAATCATGAAATTATATTTGTTTTCTTCAAAACTTATTATCGTGTTTTTTTGTGTTTTTACCCTTCTAATGTTTTTTGTTTCTACAACTTTAATTTATTTTGAAGTTGTTCCCATTTAAAATCTGAGGCCGAAATTATCATCTTGAATCGATTAAAAAAAATACTTGTTGTCTTAATTTATAAATTCATACGTCCTAATTTATGAATTAGTAACCTTTAAGATGTTGATTAATAGGGTGTTGTTTTGTAAAATGAAAATAATGCGCAAGTTGGCATTAATTCATTAATCAATGAGAAAAACTACTCAATTTTGTGTACTTTTGATCGAAATTAGGACACTGAATGTTCATCGAGGTGACAAAAAAAATATTTTTCATACTTTTTATCGTTTTTTTTAAACTTCTTCTGTCTCAGGAAGGCTATAGCGATTATCAAAAATTGCGACAAAAATTCGAAAATATTGAGGAGAATGATGCAAGAGCTTTTCCGTTTCTTCAACCTTATATTTCTAAAGCCAAAAAAGAAAAGAACTATGAAGAATTAGTTCAGGGTTATAAAGATGGTGTATTTTATTCTCCTGAAAATAAGGATAAATTAAAATATGCAGACAGCACAGTCGCAGCTGCAAAATTGTCCAAAAATAATGATCTGATGATTATCGCCTATATTGAAAAAGGTGTAGTGTATTATTATCATTTCAAAAAATATCAACTTGCTCTTAACGAATACCTTGCAGCTTACGAATACTCAAAAAATACAAAAAATGAGTTTCTGAAATATCAAAATTTGTATCATATTGGCGTTGTCAAAAGTTACTTGGGATATTATCAGGATGCCTCAGAATTATTCAAAAATAGTCTGAAGTATTATGGCAGGGAAAAATCCAGATCCGATCTTGGTCCGAATGCTATTTATAATAGTAAAAAAGGGTATTTGAATTGTCTTCATCAGTTAATTATTTGTTACAGACATTTACAGCAATATAAAGAAGCAGATTCAGCCATACAAACCGGACTTTCCGAAGTAGGAAATAATCCTGAATACGCCCAGGAAAAAGGATATTTTCTTTTATCTAAAGGTATTTCTGAATATAGGAATAATCAATTTAAGTCGGCGTTATCAAACTTAAATCAATCACTTTCTCCAATTAAAAAAAGCCGTGATTTTTCGAGACTTTCGCTTGATTATTTTTACATTGGAAAAACGTATTATAGTTTAAAAAATACTAAAGAATCGATGAAATACTTTAAAAAAGTAGATTCTATTTTTAAAGAAAATCAGTTTATTCTTCCTGAATTAAGAGAAAATTATGAGATCCTAATTAATCAGAGTAAAAAGGAGAAAAACCAAACACAGCAATTATATTATACAACACAGCTTTTGAAGGCAGACAGCATTATGTCTAAGGATTTTACTTATTTATCACCAAAAATCCACAAAGATTATGACACAAAAACGTTGTTGGAAGAAAAAGAAAAATTGCAGAAAATCAATTATTTAGGGACGATTGTTATTATTGTTCTCGTTATCTGGGCAATCGGGATGGTTGTTTTATTGACAAGAAGACATAAAAAAGCAAAGGAAGTAAAGAAAAAATATGTTTTATTAGAAGAAAAATTTTCGGTACATCATACTGTAAATGTTCCCGAAAAAATAGTTTTTCCTGTTGAAGAAAGAAAATCTACCCTGAATGAAAGTAAAGTTGAAGAACTGCTTCAAAAATTAAAATTATTTGAAGATAAAAAAGAATTTACACAAAAAGGCCTCACTTTGAGTAAATTAGCCACTCAGTTGAATACCAATTCTAATTATCTTTCCCAGGTTATCAATGACTGTAAAGGAATGAATTTTAATAAATATCTTAGCGAGCTAAGAATCAATTATATCACCAATTTGTTATTCGAAAACAAAGAATATCTTAAATACAGCATCGAAACTCTGGCCAAAGAGTGCGGTATTGCTTCAAGACAGAATTTCTCTGATCTTTTCTTTGAGATCAACGGAATTCGCCCGACGGATTTTATTAAAAAGAGAAGGCAGGAGCTTTCGCAATAAAAGTAATTTCACGGATTTTAATCCGGCTTAGATTTATTTTTTTTATAATTTTCATGTTCTTGAATTTGGTTTTAGATGGATTTGTTTCTTATATTAGTTATAACATCAACCGCAAAACCAATCGCCATGAAAAAAATCCTTTTAGTAATTCTGGGAGCAATTATTCTATTAATTATAATTCTGCTCATTAAGACATTTACTTATCCTTTTAAGAAAAATAATACAGCAGCTACAAAAGAATGGAAAGTTGTAAAAAACGATTCTGCTGTTCAGAGATTTTCAAACGGAATAAAGATTGCAACTATTTCTACAGGAGAATTGGGTGATTTTGATTATTCAACCTTTGATACATTTAAAGAATATCTAAAAAAATCGTATCCTGAAATTTATCAAAACACAGAAAACTATGAAGTTAATAAGTACGGCTTAGTTTTTAAACTAAAAGGAAGTCAGCCTAGCT encodes:
- a CDS encoding TolC family protein; amino-acid sequence: MKTYNKYIAAITLSLVLASCKAPMATVIKDEVKENIPQNFQQEEQQDANNNSGTTPWRQFFTDPHLVSLIETALKNNQELMITLQEIEIAKSGVLAKKGRLTPTVSAGIGAGVSKAGRYTSEGAGDATTEIEPGKEIPDPLGNFEGGLTANWEIDIWKKLRTEKESAVAHYLSTVEGKNFVLSNLIEEVADNYYDLLALDNQLDIIQQYIKLQQKALEISKIQKEAAAATELAVKKFEAELAKSKASEYTIRQSITEKENQINALLGRYPQPIVRTKESFMSTIPQTVYTGIPSQLLANRPDIKQAELELKSSKLDVEAARKEFYPSLEISATLGLEAFKPSYLVKLPESIASSLAGELAGPLINKSAIKANFQTADARQIQALYEYDKTILNAYLDVANLMSKVKNIDQYYQLKSQETKALDESIDIANQLFRNSRADYLEVLLNQRDALDAKMELVEAKQKQLSTVVDIYKSLGGGWK
- a CDS encoding efflux RND transporter permease subunit — protein: MFKKFIRRPVLSIVISLIIVFMGVLSLVKLPVTQFPSISPPKVNITAEYPGANNELLIKSVVIPLERGLNGVPGMKYMTSDAGNDGEASIQIVFDLGTDPNVAAVNVQNRVSSVVNKLPPLVVREGVKITREEPNMLMYINLYSDDPKADQKFLFNYADINVMSELRRVSGVGFADILGTREYAMRIWLKPDRLTSYNISSDEVMEALNQQSLEASPGKTGESSGKRSQSFEYILKYPGRFNNEKDYGNIILKAKPGGEFVRLKDVADIEFGSSMYDIYSTLNGKPSAAITVKQSYGSNASDVIKNVKALMADLQKNNFPKGMHYDISYDVSRFLDASIEKVIHTLFEAFILVAIVVFLFLGDWRSTLIPAIAVPVSLIGTFAVMSAFGITLNMISLFALVMAIGVVVDDAIVVIEAVHAKMEEKGLSPLKATEEAMHEISGAIIAITLVMASVFIPIAFMSGPVGVFYRQFSITMASAIILSGVVALTLTPALCALILKNNHGKAKKRTPITIFLDKFNNLFTKGAGRYEKMLNKTVTKKMVTLPLLLAFCLCTFFLSNSLPSGFIPSEDQGMIYAIIQTPPGSTLERTNQIAKELLKESEDIDGVQSVSSLAGYEILTEGTGSNSGTCLINLKSWEDRKESAAEIIEKLEEKAKNIPGANIEFFQPPSIPGYGAAGGFELRLLDKAGSGDYQKMEKVSNDFVKELKKRPELGSAFTFYSASFPQYMLKIDNDLAEQKGVTIENAMDNLSNLIGSNYETSFIRFDRPYKVIVQAGPQYRALPSDLLKLYVKNDKDQMVPYSDFMHLEKVYGLSEITRHNMYNSSEVSGTPAPGYSSGQAIAAIQEVADKTLPRGFGIDWAGISKDEVSRGNEAIYIFLVCLGFVYLILAAQYESFILPLPVILSLPTGIFGAFLCLKLLGLENNIYAQVAMVMLIGLLGKNAVLIVEFAVQKKAEEGIPVAKAAIEGAAIRFRPILMTSFAFIAGLIPLVMATGPGATGNRTIGTAAAGGMLIGTIFGLMIIPGLYYIFGTIAEKSKLAKYEEENPLTEQTEPYKHDGKHEDL
- a CDS encoding helix-turn-helix domain-containing protein; the protein is MTKKIFFILFIVFFKLLLSQEGYSDYQKLRQKFENIEENDARAFPFLQPYISKAKKEKNYEELVQGYKDGVFYSPENKDKLKYADSTVAAAKLSKNNDLMIIAYIEKGVVYYYHFKKYQLALNEYLAAYEYSKNTKNEFLKYQNLYHIGVVKSYLGYYQDASELFKNSLKYYGREKSRSDLGPNAIYNSKKGYLNCLHQLIICYRHLQQYKEADSAIQTGLSEVGNNPEYAQEKGYFLLSKGISEYRNNQFKSALSNLNQSLSPIKKSRDFSRLSLDYFYIGKTYYSLKNTKESMKYFKKVDSIFKENQFILPELRENYEILINQSKKEKNQTQQLYYTTQLLKADSIMSKDFTYLSPKIHKDYDTKTLLEEKEKLQKINYLGTIVIIVLVIWAIGMVVLLTRRHKKAKEVKKKYVLLEEKFSVHHTVNVPEKIVFPVEERKSTLNESKVEELLQKLKLFEDKKEFTQKGLTLSKLATQLNTNSNYLSQVINDCKGMNFNKYLSELRINYITNLLFENKEYLKYSIETLAKECGIASRQNFSDLFFEINGIRPTDFIKKRRQELSQ
- a CDS encoding efflux RND transporter periplasmic adaptor subunit: MKRVVSSFALGSLLLFASCNSKKEEKEEATIYPVTSPMKMDTVINKEFVAQIQSVKNIEIRAQEKGFLEKIFVDEGQFVHQGQTLFRIMPKLYQAELLKSQAEVAQASIELKNASTLANNNIVSKNEKAMAKAKLDAANAEMKLAQIHLSFTDIKAPFSGIINRIPLKLGSLIDEGDLLTSLSDNNDIYTYFNVSEPEYLNYQTNVNDRGSNQVTLIMANGEAFPQKGEIQTIEGEFDNETGNIAFRAKFPNTNKLLRNGQTGKIRMTLPLQNALIIPQKATYEIQDQKYVFVVDKNGVVKSRNIKVAYELPDLYVIASGISSEDKILLEGVQKVKDDQKVQVKFQDPKKVLQSLKLKAE